From Eremothecium sinecaudum strain ATCC 58844 chromosome III, complete sequence:
GTCGTTAAAAAACCCTtagtatttttttttctttttcaatGCTATATTTGGTGAAGTAATTCCATAAAAGTTCATCTTCCAAAAACATGGACGAACATCATGCGTCAAGTTCTTATTGCACAGGTTAATCGCTTATCTGAAAGACAAACGCAGTCTTAGAAAAGACATTAAGTGCCAATTAATCTTGGTGCTGCTGTAAAATTAGCCAGTTGTTTTTGTACTGTTCTAACGAGCCGACTAAGTCATCTTGTATGGATGATTTTCGTCCGCTTTTAATCCTCGATGGCGATTGAGTGTACAGTGAAGTCCTTCTAGGATGATGAACCTCAGTACAATCAAACATTATCGAGTTCGTATGAGCAAAAACATCTGCATTCTGGAGGGCAGTAGTACTAACAGCATGATTCCGTGGCATATAAGGCTTATCAAATTTACTTGTGTGAGCTTCAAATTTGTTAGAGCCGTGACTAATGTTTATGTTATGATCGTTGTTGTTGTAGTCGTTGTTGTTATGATTGCTGCCAGAAGTTGAAGGCTTTCTTATATTCAGAGCACTCTTTTTTGAAGTCGGACCAGAATTATAATTTTCACTTTCGACAGACAAAGTATTACTCACGCCGTCCAGAGAACCATTCACATTGTTACATGTAACTTGAGTTACGCTCTTTCGGTGGTGAGGCGGAATGTATATTCCGGGCTTCGGCTTGTATTCAGGTGCTGGATTATTTTGCTTCCGGCCACTGGTCGACATGTTAAAATTAAAATTCTTCAGATGATCGTGCAAATCAGGCGACGGAGAATGTGGAGATTTCAATAAGTCTGGAACGTACGTAACAAGGTGTCCATTTGCATGGTTATTACCGTTTGCAGTACTAATCGCCTCCAAATTTCCTGGTGTTCGAGCATGATGCATTGAGTTTTTATCATGATCTTTGACAGATAAATTTGAAATGTCATTTATGAAATTATCCACATCCGACTCCTCTAAGGTGAATAGCACGTCATCGACATCTGGTTCAGTGTCTACAGCAAGACGGTGCTGCTCATGGTAAGTAGCACCAGCCTTTGGAGAATCACCATCAACATATGCTGAATTCGTTAAATTGTTTGGAGATGCatttgaaattgaattTCTCGAATGTGGCGGCACATATTTCCCGCTAGAAGGTGAATTTTGTCCAGTCATTGAGGATGACCCATTCTTACCATTGCTGGTAATGTTGTTATGGTTATTACCATTGTTTCCGTATGAACCCGCACTTTGGAAGGACGATCTTGTGGCAGCGTTTGCAGAACTTGGCCTGCCATTGCCATTGCCATTAATATCGTTAGAATTGTAATTATGACTATGTCTCCGATTTCTATTCCTCCTGTTGAAAACACCTTCCATGTACTTATTGTGAAGGCTAGGAGGAGTGTAAAAGTTTCTAGTATTGAAATCGTCAGCATCGTCTTGACTATATTCATGGATAAAGTTGTTAATATGGCTATTTGGTGTGGGAATACCAAGTGGTTTCCTCGTA
This genomic window contains:
- the KSP1 gene encoding putative serine/threonine protein kinase KSP1 (Syntenic homolog of Ashbya gossypii ADR300C; Syntenic homolog of Saccharomyces cerevisiae YHR082C (KSP1)), yielding MTLDYEIYKEGGLLKERYQKLEDISEGSYGYVSLAKDSKLKKLVAVKYIFKTEDDDDDDDRFKHGKGVDDSSRNSSLEKRHLLLKRQRSLISEKVRSKLSDNVCFEALYEVDIKNKIGKHKNIAELLDYFDSYIIMEYCSGGDLYEAIRADLVPKKTKQLTHIISQIMDAVEYVHSKGIYHRDIKPENILIADSNWTIKLTDWGLATTDETSMDRNVGSERYMAPELFESNLDYDERGEPYNCSKVDIWAIGIVLLNIVFHKNPFSVANQSDKSFCYFAANREALFDVFSTMSYDFFQLLRHSLTIDPTNRYLHRMKEELGRLGEYTLDDEYHNSINDRDVASEEEDAYSAFSRFHEIDSSNTTTTPISETDSIPVTPSPVPVSAITAETHITPVPLKKESKDPIPRFTFTKRSHPKPSSEKNTKPIKIKHSRKIIKHTRKPLGIPTPNSHINNFIHEYSQDDADDFNTRNFYTPPSLHNKYMEGVFNRRNRNRRHSHNYNSNDINGNGNGRPSSANAATRSSFQSAGSYGNNGNNHNNITSNGKNGSSSMTGQNSPSSGKYVPPHSRNSISNASPNNLTNSAYVDGDSPKAGATYHEQHRLAVDTEPDVDDVLFTLEESDVDNFINDISNLSVKDHDKNSMHHARTPGNLEAISTANGNNHANGHLVTYVPDLLKSPHSPSPDLHDHLKNFNFNMSTSGRKQNNPAPEYKPKPGIYIPPHHRKSVTQVTCNNVNGSLDGVSNTLSVESENYNSGPTSKKSALNIRKPSTSGSNHNNNDYNNNDHNINISHGSNKFEAHTSKFDKPYMPRNHAVSTTALQNADVFAHTNSIMFDCTEVHHPRRTSLYTQSPSRIKSGRKSSIQDDLVGSLEQYKNNWLILQQHQD